The Urbifossiella limnaea nucleotide sequence CGTCGTCGTCGAGAAGGTGGACACCGTCACCGACGTCGGCGGCAACGAGATGGACGAGTCGAAGGACGGCGACCTGCAGGGCGAGATCATCGTCAGCGAGCGCGTCGGCCAGGCCAAGTGGAAGCACACGCTGGTGGACGGCCGGCCGACCGCCAAGCAGAAGAAGGAGCTGGACAAGCGCGTCGGCCCCGAGAGCGACGACGACCTGTACCCGGCCGAGAAGGTGAAGGTCGGCCACGAGTGGAAGGTGAAGGCGGCGGCGCTCCAGCGCATCTTCGGCGGCTCGATCAGCGACCTGAAGGGCGAGCTGAAGATGAAGTTCGTCCGCGTCGAGAAGCTCGGCGACGAGGAGTGCGCCGTCATCTCGTCGAAGGGGAAGGTGACCGGGGTCGCGAAGGAGGACGAGGGCGACCTGAACGTCGAGATGGAGCTGGACGGCCTGACGTGGCGGGCGCTGAAGACCGGCATCGACGTGAAGGACCAGGCGAAGGGCCGCATCCGCATGTCGGGCACGGTGGACCAGGACGGCCAGAAGCTCGACCTGGACCTGTCCGGGCCGATCACCATCGACGGCACGGCCCGGCTGAAGACGAAGTGACGCGCCGGCCGCTTGCGGCGTAGCGGCCCGCGGGCTCGCTACGCCGCGAGCGGCGGACGGCTACCGCCCCTCGAACCGCAGCAGGCCCAGCCCCTCGGGCCGCGGCTCGGCGTCCGCCGGGCCGCTCCACGTCTGCACGCCGGCGCCCGGCACCACCCGCGACACGTTCACCGCCCACGCCCGGCCGCCGAGCCGGTCCCCGGTCAGCTCCGCCAGCGGGATGGCGAACTCGCACGTCCACCCGGCCTCGCCCGGCACGAACGCCACGAAGTACTTGGGGTTCCACGTCCGGTCGCCCCAGCAGTCCTCGGCCAGGCAGCCGCGCTGGTCCACCTGGAAGCGGTAGTACGTCTGGTAGTCGCGGTCGAGGTCCAGGGTGATGTCCACGCGGTCGCGGCCGGTCATGTCGGCGTCGCGGTCGCGCTTCGCCACCGCGGCCACGGCCTTCCCCGCCGGGTGGGCGCAGCTCACGGCCACGTACAGGTACTGGCCGTCGTGCGCGAACTTCGCCTCGGTCTTGTAGCCGGCGGCGAACGCGGCCGCGTCGTCGGGGCGGTTGCTCGCCGAGGTCGCGGTCAGCGGCAGCACCTTCGCGGCCTGCCAGCACGGGTCGTCGAGCTTGCCGTCGAGCAGCGGGCGCGTCTCGGTGAACGCGCTGCCGGCGACCGGCTTCGGCGGCGTCGGCACGAGCGTGCGGTCGGCGAGCCACAGCTCAGCGGCGAGGCAGTCGCGCCAGTGGTCCTGGCCCGGCGGCATCGTCGCGGCGTCGGAGCCCTTGAAGTACTCGCGGAGGAAGGCGTCGGCCTCGGCGTGCTTGCCGACGTGCCGCCGCGCCGCCAGCAGCGCCAGCCACGCCGCCGGGTCGCGGCTGTACAGCGGGCCGAACGCCGTCAGCTTCGGCTCCATGTCGAGGCACGCCTGGTGCCACTTCACGATCATCGCCGGGTCGTGCAGCCGGTACACGTCCTCCTCGACGATCGTCTTGGAGCCGCCGGTGGCGCCGGCCTGCACGACCTTGCCGCCGCCGAGCGGGTCGAACGAGACGCGGCCGAAGGCGAGCTTCTGCTGCACCTCGACGCGCCGCCGCGTCTCCGTGCCGGCGTGGTAGCGGAGGAGCCAGCGGTAGCCGTCCACGGCGAGCGGGTGGCCGGGGTACTTCATCGACAGCAGCGCGAACACCTCCCGCGCCTCGGCCCACTTGCCCGTCTGCGCGAACCGCGTGGCGACGGCGTGCGCCGTCCGCGCGGCGATGTCGTCGGGCAGCTTCGGCAGCTCGGCGCCGAGCGCCCCGAGGGCGCGGTCGGCGCCGGCCAGGTCCAGGTTGTCGGCGAACGCCAGCCCTTCGAGGTGCCGCCGCTTCTGCGCCGCGGCCTTCCGCTCCTCGGTGGCCACGGGGTCGAACTTCGCCCCGCTCTCGGCGCGGCGGGCGACGCCGCCGCGGGCCAGGCCAAAGCCGTCGGTCAGCTTCGAATGCGCCTCGGCGCCGTCCTGCCGGTGGGCGATCAGCTTCAGGCTTCGCTGTGACACCGGGTTGACACCGAGCACGCGCGCCGCGGGCTCGGCGGCGTCCCGGGCCGACTCGCCGAGCTCGCGCACGAACTCCGTCAGGTCGTACTTCACCGCCGCGGCGGGGTCGCTGCCGGCGAGGGCGTACAGCTTCTTCGGCGCCCACGGGTGCAGGCCGAGTGCCGTGATTTGTTCGGGGAAGCACGCGGGGTCGGCGGCCTGGCGGAAGGCCTCGCGGGCCGCGTGCAGCACCAGCACCTCGGCGGCGCCGGCGTCGGCCGCGGCCGGGTCGGTGACGACCACCTCGGGCTGCCACATCCGCACGGCGAGCACCGCCTGCCGCAGCAGCTGCTCGTTCGCCTTGCCGTCGTGGAGGCGGTCCCAGGTGGCGAGCAGCTCGCGCGGCGGGAGCCCGGCGGCGTGGCCCGGCAGCGGGAAGGCCCACGCCGTTTCCGCCGCGGCGCCGCCGGCCAGCCGCACCGCCTGCGCGAACCGCGCCGCGTCGGCCCCGGCCCGCGGGTGGGCGGTCGCCGGGTCGGCGCTCATCACGTTGACCGCGGCGCAGAGGTAGCCGTCGGCGGCGCCGACGAGCGCCGCCAGGTCGAGCGGGGCGCCGCGGCCGTGGGCGTTCAGGAACAGCACCGCGGCGCGGCCGCCGCCGGTGCGGCTCGCGGTCCACGTGCGGCCGCCGTCGGTGGTGCGGGCGATGGTGCCGAGCTCGCCGACGGCCCAGCCGGTGGTCGCGTCGAGGAAGTGCATGCCGAGCACGGGCGTGGTCAGGTTCGTCTTCTGCGTCTCCCACGTCTTGCCGCCGTCGGGCGAGTGGAACACGACGCTGCCGGGCCGGCCGGCGACCCACACGTGCGTGCCGCTCGCGGCCACGGCGCGGAAGTCGCACGACATCGCCACGGCCGCCGGCACGCCGAGGTTCACCGCGCCCCAGCGGCGGCCGTCGTCGCTGGTCATCACGAGCCCGCCGTCGCCGGCCGCGACCCAGCGGAAGGGCGTGTTCTTGATCGCGTGAACGGCGCGGCCGCCGAGCGGGTCGAGGTCGGCGTCGGCGAGCGCGCCGCCGCGGACGACCGCCAGCCGCGACCACACGCCGGCCACGACGCCGGTGCCCTGCGCGTCGAAGTCGGCGGCGCGCCAGCCGGGGGACCGTGCGCCGCTGACGGGGCGCCACGTCTTGCCGCCGTCGGCGGTGTGGAACATGCCGGTGGGGAAGGCGTCCGAGCCGTCGCCGCAGACGAAGCCGTTCTTGTCGTCGAAGAAGCGGACGGCGTGGAGGCCCGGCAGCACGTTGACGCCGACCTCCTCCCACGTCAGGCCGCCGTCGGCGGTCTTGAGCATGACGCCGGCCGAGACGCCGTTCGGGGCGTCGAGCCGGCCGACGGCCCAGCCGGTGTACGGGTTCTGGAAGTGGACGCCGCGGAGGCTGGCGCGGCTGCCGGTCTTCTGCCGCTCCCAGTGGGCGCCGCCGTCGATGGAGTGCCAGACGACGCCGTCGTCGCCGACCGCCCAGCCTTCGTCCTTGTCCACGAACTGCACGGCGCGGACGGCCGCGTCGGCGAACGCGACGGGCGGCTGTGCGTGGGCTGCGGGGGCGAGGGCGAACAGGGCGAGGAGGGCAAGGAGCCGGCGTGTCATGCGGGAACCCCCGGGGGCGGGCGTGGACGACGTTCGACCCGGGGGAATAGGCAAACCCGGCGGGAAGTGCTAGAGCAGTTTCGCGGAGGGTAAGGTATAGGGCCTCGCCGCTTGCGGCGTAGCGCCGCAGCGCTACGCCGCAAGCGGCGAGGCCCCAAGCCGGAGCGATCCCATGCCACGCATCCTGGTCACCGGCGGCGCCGGGTACATCGGCAGCCACACCGTCCGCCGGCTGCTCGCCGACGGCCACGACGTGACCGTCCTCGACAGCCTCGTCTACGGCCACCGCGCCGCCGTCCCCGCCGGCCGCCTCGTCGTCGGCGACATCGGCGACGCCGCGGGCCTCGACCACTTGTTCGCGGAGAAGCGGCCCGAGGCGGTCGTCCACTTCGCGGCGTTCGCCTACGTCGGCGAGTCGGTCACGGACCCGGCGAAGTACTACGCCAACAACCTCGTCGGCTCGCTATCGCTGCTCGACGCCTGCCGCCGCCACGGCGTCACGAAGTTCGTCTTCTCCAGCACCTGCGCCACCTACGGCACCCCCGAC carries:
- a CDS encoding YCF48-related protein, translated to MTRRLLALLALFALAPAAHAQPPVAFADAAVRAVQFVDKDEGWAVGDDGVVWHSIDGGAHWERQKTGSRASLRGVHFQNPYTGWAVGRLDAPNGVSAGVMLKTADGGLTWEEVGVNVLPGLHAVRFFDDKNGFVCGDGSDAFPTGMFHTADGGKTWRPVSGARSPGWRAADFDAQGTGVVAGVWSRLAVVRGGALADADLDPLGGRAVHAIKNTPFRWVAAGDGGLVMTSDDGRRWGAVNLGVPAAVAMSCDFRAVAASGTHVWVAGRPGSVVFHSPDGGKTWETQKTNLTTPVLGMHFLDATTGWAVGELGTIARTTDGGRTWTASRTGGGRAAVLFLNAHGRGAPLDLAALVGAADGYLCAAVNVMSADPATAHPRAGADAARFAQAVRLAGGAAAETAWAFPLPGHAAGLPPRELLATWDRLHDGKANEQLLRQAVLAVRMWQPEVVVTDPAAADAGAAEVLVLHAAREAFRQAADPACFPEQITALGLHPWAPKKLYALAGSDPAAAVKYDLTEFVRELGESARDAAEPAARVLGVNPVSQRSLKLIAHRQDGAEAHSKLTDGFGLARGGVARRAESGAKFDPVATEERKAAAQKRRHLEGLAFADNLDLAGADRALGALGAELPKLPDDIAARTAHAVATRFAQTGKWAEAREVFALLSMKYPGHPLAVDGYRWLLRYHAGTETRRRVEVQQKLAFGRVSFDPLGGGKVVQAGATGGSKTIVEEDVYRLHDPAMIVKWHQACLDMEPKLTAFGPLYSRDPAAWLALLAARRHVGKHAEADAFLREYFKGSDAATMPPGQDHWRDCLAAELWLADRTLVPTPPKPVAGSAFTETRPLLDGKLDDPCWQAAKVLPLTATSASNRPDDAAAFAAGYKTEAKFAHDGQYLYVAVSCAHPAGKAVAAVAKRDRDADMTGRDRVDITLDLDRDYQTYYRFQVDQRGCLAEDCWGDRTWNPKYFVAFVPGEAGWTCEFAIPLAELTGDRLGGRAWAVNVSRVVPGAGVQTWSGPADAEPRPEGLGLLRFEGR